Proteins encoded in a region of the Fuerstiella sp. genome:
- a CDS encoding acetamidase/formamidase family protein, producing MQRLPLGPLYYEFSRHNEPRLRIQPGETVLVESEDAFSGQVRTNDDRRDKTKKPYGNPQTGPIFVDGAEPGDTLAVTIDDIQPAIGQCATRTSDPNQLAQWLGNDCPHGTHVCPIEDGLIHWSDEITIPYRPMLGCIGTAPDNGVPTTGPAGPHGGNMDIIETAPGNTVCLPIYVEGAYLYLGDAHAAMGHGELSASGLEMPAHTTITVNLIKHTSIPGPRIESPDEIMTIATGCPMERSIAQAYSWLILWMESDYGWDRWRAYDLLTHAGEISVGYYAIGTVAAKIKKSYLACS from the coding sequence ATGCAACGCCTTCCACTGGGACCATTGTATTACGAATTTAGTCGCCATAATGAACCTCGGCTGAGAATCCAGCCCGGTGAAACGGTACTCGTTGAATCGGAAGATGCCTTTTCCGGACAGGTCCGTACCAACGACGACCGACGGGACAAAACAAAAAAACCGTATGGAAACCCTCAGACCGGGCCGATTTTCGTTGATGGTGCAGAGCCGGGGGATACCCTGGCGGTGACCATTGACGACATCCAGCCCGCCATCGGACAATGCGCGACACGCACCAGCGATCCCAACCAGCTGGCTCAGTGGCTGGGCAATGACTGCCCCCACGGCACACACGTCTGCCCGATCGAAGATGGTCTGATTCACTGGAGTGATGAAATCACAATCCCGTATCGCCCGATGCTCGGATGCATTGGTACGGCTCCGGACAACGGCGTACCCACCACCGGCCCTGCCGGCCCCCATGGTGGAAACATGGATATTATCGAAACAGCACCTGGCAATACTGTTTGTTTGCCGATTTACGTGGAGGGAGCTTATCTGTATCTCGGGGACGCTCACGCCGCAATGGGACATGGCGAGCTTTCCGCCAGTGGTCTGGAGATGCCGGCACACACCACGATCACCGTTAACCTGATCAAACATACCAGTATCCCCGGACCGCGAATTGAGTCTCCGGACGAAATCATGACCATCGCCACCGGCTGTCCAATGGAACGATCCATCGCCCAGGCCTACTCCTGGCTGATTCTCTGGATGGAATCCGACTATGGCTGGGACCGCTGGCGAGCCTACGATCTGCTGACACACGCCGGAGAGATTTCGGTGGGCTACTACGCCATCGGTACCGTCGCTGCCAAAATTAAAAAATCGTATCTGGCCTGTTCCTGA